A section of the Polyangium spumosum genome encodes:
- the lspA gene encoding signal peptidase II translates to MTGTGEDPEEKRAEAPPNDAYRPSMLFLTVVTVVSAAADLASKGWAKAALSGEKGRTRSIEVIKDHFDFIYTLNPGGAWSFLRSLPENLRRPFFLFVSSAAIVFIVSVYRRIHRDQWAMRWGLPLALGGAVGNLVDRIRYGSVIDFIDFYVIRNGREMHWPTFNVADIAIVAGVALMALDTFLSRKTHGGSGELAAPAEPSPPAATAPPEEA, encoded by the coding sequence ATGACCGGCACCGGCGAAGACCCCGAGGAAAAGCGCGCGGAGGCGCCTCCGAACGACGCCTACCGGCCTTCCATGCTTTTCCTCACCGTGGTCACGGTCGTGTCCGCCGCGGCCGATCTCGCCTCGAAGGGCTGGGCGAAGGCCGCGCTCTCCGGGGAGAAGGGGCGCACGCGCAGCATCGAGGTGATCAAGGATCACTTCGACTTCATCTACACGCTCAACCCGGGCGGAGCCTGGAGCTTCCTCCGCAGCCTGCCCGAGAACCTGCGCCGCCCTTTTTTCCTCTTCGTCTCCTCGGCCGCGATCGTCTTCATCGTCTCGGTCTACCGCCGCATCCACCGCGATCAGTGGGCGATGCGCTGGGGCCTGCCGCTCGCGCTCGGCGGCGCGGTCGGCAACCTCGTCGATCGCATCCGTTACGGCTCGGTCATCGACTTCATCGACTTCTACGTCATCCGCAACGGCCGCGAGATGCACTGGCCGACGTTCAACGTCGCAGACATCGCCATCGTCGCCGGCGTCGCGCTCATGGCCCTCGACACGTTCCTCTCGCGCAAGACACACGGCGGATCGGGCGAGCTGGCCGCGCCGGCCGAGCCCTCTCCGCCCGCGGCGACCGCGCCTCCCGAAGAGGCGTGA
- a CDS encoding prolipoprotein diacylglyceryl transferase — protein sequence MRPELFRVFYLDIGFPAYFGLLLAGFLFATAIGSMWARRIGQDPDVVVDLGLACLLMGVVGGRLLHVIADGYFWDYVHLCTDPSKVDWPYTEAQCNQLVPRGSGVNLFGWYPFGEEVRAARGVWDASRGVCHPPAQDCFAWAKFWQGGLAYYGGFIGSSLMAVYLLKRDRFPFWKAADMAGFAVPLGLGFGRMGCLLAGCCFGVRTDGPLGLAFPPNSPASEAQWKLHELPGLNHVSHPVHPTQIYESAVSFAIAAFCLLYVHGRKRYDGQVFVAFLGLYAIGRFLLEFLRADDRGALLGLSTSQLIGLLICGLAFALHKQRLRASAAPPRPPTVKTAAA from the coding sequence ATGCGACCCGAGCTCTTCCGCGTCTTCTACCTCGACATCGGGTTCCCGGCCTATTTCGGCCTGCTGCTCGCGGGCTTCCTGTTCGCCACGGCGATCGGCTCCATGTGGGCCCGGCGCATCGGGCAGGACCCGGACGTCGTCGTCGATCTCGGCCTCGCGTGCTTGCTCATGGGCGTCGTCGGCGGGCGCCTGCTCCACGTGATCGCGGACGGCTACTTCTGGGACTACGTGCACCTCTGCACGGATCCTTCGAAGGTCGACTGGCCCTACACCGAGGCCCAGTGCAACCAGCTCGTCCCGCGTGGATCGGGCGTGAACCTCTTCGGCTGGTATCCGTTCGGCGAGGAGGTGCGGGCGGCGCGCGGGGTCTGGGACGCTTCGCGCGGGGTCTGTCATCCGCCGGCGCAAGATTGCTTCGCGTGGGCGAAGTTCTGGCAGGGCGGGCTCGCGTATTACGGCGGGTTCATCGGCTCGTCGCTGATGGCGGTGTACCTGCTCAAGCGTGACCGTTTTCCCTTCTGGAAAGCCGCGGACATGGCCGGGTTCGCCGTGCCGCTCGGGCTCGGCTTCGGGCGCATGGGTTGCCTGCTCGCGGGTTGTTGCTTCGGCGTGCGCACGGACGGCCCGCTCGGGCTCGCGTTCCCGCCGAACAGCCCGGCGAGTGAGGCGCAGTGGAAGCTCCACGAGCTGCCCGGCCTGAACCACGTCTCGCACCCCGTGCATCCGACGCAGATTTACGAGTCGGCCGTCTCGTTCGCGATCGCGGCCTTCTGCCTGCTCTACGTGCACGGCCGCAAGCGCTACGACGGCCAGGTCTTCGTCGCCTTCCTCGGCCTCTACGCCATCGGCCGCTTCCTGCTCGAGTTCTTGCGCGCCGACGATCGCGGCGCCCTGCTCGGCCTCTCCACCTCCCAGCTCATCGGCCTGCTGATCTGCGGGCTCGCCTTCGCCCTGCACAAGCAGCGCCTCCGCGCCTCCGCCGCGCCTCCGCGCCCCCCGACCGTCAAGACGGCGGCGGCCTGA
- the lspA gene encoding signal peptidase II has protein sequence MTEEKSEELEAAGATGEGAKEPNAEPAEKGGGEALQASKAAPHRSSYVFLAVIATVTLALDLGSKWWAVENLDKPFARVELIKGYLALALAHNRGGAWGLLQNESENVRRPFFVIVSIVAVAFIVSLYRKLTPSQTALKWGLPLVLGGALGNLVDRIRYGHVIDFIDMYIGNGTGLDKLVEKISGPMREYHWPTYNIADIAIVAGVILMGVDMFTARKKDEPPKKAEETSP, from the coding sequence ATGACGGAAGAGAAATCCGAGGAGCTAGAGGCCGCCGGGGCGACGGGCGAGGGCGCGAAAGAGCCAAACGCGGAGCCCGCGGAGAAGGGCGGCGGCGAGGCGCTGCAGGCCTCGAAGGCCGCTCCTCATCGCTCCTCGTACGTCTTCCTCGCCGTGATCGCGACCGTCACGCTCGCGCTCGATCTCGGCAGCAAGTGGTGGGCGGTCGAGAACCTCGACAAGCCGTTCGCCCGCGTCGAGCTCATCAAGGGTTACCTCGCGCTCGCGCTCGCGCACAACCGCGGCGGCGCCTGGGGCCTCTTGCAGAACGAGAGCGAGAACGTGCGCAGGCCGTTCTTCGTGATCGTCTCGATCGTCGCGGTCGCCTTCATCGTCTCGCTCTACCGCAAGCTCACCCCGAGCCAGACGGCGCTCAAGTGGGGCCTGCCCCTCGTGCTCGGCGGCGCGCTCGGCAACCTCGTCGATCGCATCCGTTACGGGCACGTCATCGACTTCATCGACATGTACATCGGCAACGGCACGGGGCTCGACAAGCTGGTCGAGAAGATCTCGGGGCCGATGCGCGAGTACCACTGGCCCACGTACAACATCGCCGACATCGCGATCGTAGCCGGCGTGATCCTGATGGGCGTCGACATGTTCACGGCGCGCAAGAAGGACGAGCCGCCGAAGAAGGCCGAAGAAACCTCTCCCTGA